One bacterium genomic window, GCGTCCGGGACCGGCCCCCCGTCCACGAGACACGCCGCCTCGCCCACGCCGTACTCGATGCGCGCGCCCAGCCGCTCGGCAGCGGCGAGGTAGCCGCGCATGATCTGGAGCGGCACGATGTAGCCGTCGATGGGGCACCACGTGCCGCCGACGATGCCGTCCATCCGCGCCGCCGGCGACAGACGGCCGATGTCGCCGGGGTCGACCTCGCGCGCCTGGTGCAGGCCCGCGGCGCGCTGCACGCCGAGCGCCTGGCGCAGCGCGGCGAGCTGCGCCGGTGTCTTGGCCATGAACACGTACCCGACCGGCCGGTATCCCGGGTCCGCGCCGACCTCATCGCGAAACCGGAGCAGCTTCTCACGCGCCAGCAGTGACAGCCGGACGCAGACATCGGTCGTGAATTGCCCACGAAATCCGCCGCTCGCCTTGCCGGTGCTCCCGAGCCCGGGACGGTCGCGCCGCTCGAGCACCAGGACATTCCGACAGCCCCGCCGCGCCAGGTGGTAGGCGACGCTTGCCCCCACGACGCCCGCTCCGATGACGACGACGTCGGCAGTGTCCGTTGGCCCGCGCCCCGTGTCTTGCGTCACCCGTCGCCCATGCTAGCCGAAGAGTCTCGGCTTGCCGAGCAACGCCCGCAACGTCGTGATCTTCCCGACATGATACCCGCGATGGTACGTGCAAAAGATCAACATCTCGCCGACGTTGTGATACCGCCCGCGGCCGTCCACCGGCGTCGCGCCGTCGACGGTGCGGGCGACCTCGAGGAGCGCCTCGTGCGCGGCGTCGAACGCCGCCCACACATCGGCCAGCGGAGGATAGTCGGCGGCGCCCCCGCTGCCGGCCCGGAACAGCTCGTCAAACCGCGGGGGGATCGTGCACGTGCCGCCGGCCTTTTGCACGAATCCCGCATCGACGAGCGCGACGTGTCCGAGTTGCCAGACGATCGGGGCGAGCAGGCCGGCATGTACGCGGCCGGCGTCCTCGTCAGCGAGGTCGGCGACGCACAGGCGAAGCCGCTCGTGTGAAATGCCGAGTTGCTGGGCGATCATGGCGTTCTTGTCCATCGCGGTCCCTCCCGGGTGTAGCGCGTCGACGTCTCGCTCGTCATCCTTCCACCTGCATGTCGAGCCACCCCTGCGCGGTCACGCGCACGCGGTCCCCGGGGCGCGCCAGAACGGTGGTCGCGGCGGCCTCGAAGATCGCCGGGCCGGACACGTCGAACCCGGCCGGGAGCGCGTCCCAACGGTACACCGGCACCTCGCGCCATCCGCCGAGGTACGCCCGCCGCCGGCCGGGCGTCGCTTCGCCCTCCACAACCGGTGGCACCTCCGGTTCCGCCGGCACCACGGGCAGCCGGCCGATTACCGCGAGCCGGGCGTTGACCAACACGACGTCCTGATCGGGCGCGCTGTACGTGTAGAGCGCCTCGTGCCGCTGTTGGAACCGCGCGACCACCTGCGGGATCACGTCTGGCGCATCCAAATCCAGTCCATCGAGGGAGACCCCGATCTCGAAGATCTGCTCCCCATACCGCATGTCGAGGGACCGGCGCACCTCAAGGACACCGTCCGCCGCCGTCCCAAGCCTCGCCCGGCCGTCGCGCTCCATCTGCGCGAACACCCGCCGGAGACCCGCCGCGCCCACGCGGCGGATCTCGCCGACGTGCGTCCGCACCAACTCGTACCGAAGATCGGTGGCGAGCATCCCCCACGCCGAGAGCACCGCCGCCGCGCGCGGTACGACGACGCGCGCGATCTCGAGCATGCGCGCCACCTGCGTCGCGTGCAACCCGGCCGCGCCACCGAACGCGAGCAGCGCGAACCGGCGCGGGTCCACCCCGCGCCGCAGCGAGACGATGCGGATTCCCTCGGCCATGCTGGTGTTGACGAGCGTATGCACGCCCTCGGCCGCGACGACCGGGGGGCAACCGAGCCCCGACGCGACCCGCGCCACGGCGCGCTCGGCCGCGCCCGCGTCCAGGCGGGTGCGGCCTCCGAGAAAGTTCGCCGGGTCGAGGTAGCCGAGCACCACGTTCGCATCGGTCACCGTCGCCGCATTCCCCCCGAGGCCGTAGCAGGCGGGCCCGGGGCGGGCGCCCGCGCTTTCCGGCCCGACGTGAAGCATGCCCGCGGCGTCCACCGACGCGATCGAGCCGCCGCCGGCGCCGAGCGTATGGATGTCGAGGCTCGGCAGGGCGACCTTGTGGCCGCCCACTGTGCGGTCGCCCGACCGCGTCGGCTCACCGCTCTCCAGCAGCGCGATGTCCGTGCTGGTCCCGCCCATGTCGAACGTGATCAGGTCCCCCGAACCGAGCCAGCGCGTGGCGTGACGGCTTCCGGCGATGCCGCCCGCCGGCCCGGACAGGATCGCCCCGGCTGCCAGGCGGACGGAGTCCGGAACGGTGGCGACGCCCCCATGCGACTGCATCACCAGCACCGGACGCGCGTACCCGCTCGCCGCCAGGCGCGTCGCGAGCGTGCGGAGATAGCGCGAGAGCCCCGGGCCGACGTATGCGTTGACGGCCGTCGTGCAGACCCGCTCGTACTCCTTGATCTGGGGCAGCACCTCGGACGACACGCTCAGGTAGACGCGCGGCAGGCGCCGGATCACGGCCCGCCGCGTGGCTCGCTCATGCCGGGGATTCCGGTACGCGTGGAGGTAGCACACCGCGACCGCGTCGACCTTGGCGCGCACGAGCGCCCCGATCGCGCCGGCCAGCGACGTCGGGCTGAGCGGGACCTCCACGCGGCCGTCCGGCCCCATCCGCTCGCGGACGCCGAGCCGCAGCGCCCGCCGCACGAGCGGTTCGGGCGGCGGCACGCGCAGGTGGTAGCGCCCTTCCTTGAGGCCTTCGCGCATTTCGAGCACGTCCCGGTGGCCCGCGGTGGTCAACAGCCCGACGCGCGCGCCCTTGCGCTCCACCAACGCGTTTGTCGCCACGGTCGTCCCGTGCACGAAACGGTCGGTGTCGGCAAGCAGCGCCCGCAGGTCGCGTCCCAGCGCGCGTGCCAACAACCGCAGGCCGTCGAGCACGCCGAGCGACGGATCCGGCGGGGTGGACGCGACCTTGGCTACGGTGACGACCCCGGCGGCGTCCACGGCCACGAGATCGGTGAACGTGCCCCCCACATCAACGCCGACGCGATACACGGCGACTCCTGCGCGCTCCTCGAGCCGCCGCGCGGGCGCCGCCCTTGGGCCGCGCCCGCCGCGGCGTCACCATGCCATCGGCCAGATCCGCAACGATCGCGCGGGGACCGCGCTCGCGCGGATCGCCGTACCCGCCTCCACCCGCCGATTCAATGAGAAACACATCCCCCGGGGCCACCGGGATGCCGACCGACTTGGTCGCCAGCAGCCGCGTCCGCCCCCGCGACATCAGCCGGTACCGGTGCGGCGCGCCGTCGCGCCCGCCGAAGAGACCGTACGGCGCGTGCCGCACCCCGTCGCCGGCGGTGTTCGCCACGCCCGCCTCGGTGGTGCGCATGTACATCTCGAGCACCGACCCGACGCCGCCGCGGAACTTCCCGCGGCCTCCGGAGTCGGGACGAAACTCGTGGTGTGCGAGCATCAGGGGAAACCGCACCTCCGTGACCTCGACACTGCCGAACTTGATGCCACCGGCGGCCTGCCCCTCCCCCGCCGTCGGCCACCCGTCCCCCGCCGCCGAGGCACCGCCGCCGCCGCGGGCGTGGAACAGGTGCCAAATGAACGGCCGTGCGGTGCGGGGGTCCACCCCCCGGATCGCAATTCGGAACCGCCGAGACCAACCGGCGATCGCCCGGTCGGGACACGCGGCGGCCAGCGCCTTGATCACTGCCTCACCGATCTCCTGGCCGCAGTGGTTCGTGGCCAGCGTGACGGGGGCCGGGGGATTCGGCCACACGATCGTGCCCGGTTTCGCCTTGACCGTGACCGGCCGAAACGTCCCATCGTTCTTCGGGATCTCGGGATCCAGCAAGTACGCGAGCGCCATGAATACGGCGGACATCGTGTTTGGGTAGGATGAGTTGACGAACCCGGTGACCTGAGGCGCACTATGGGTGAGATCCACCGTGAGGCCGTCCCCGGCTTTTGTCACCGTCGCCCGGATCGCGATGTCGGACGTCCCGTGCCCGTCGTCGTCGAGTACCGCCTCGCCGCGGTACACGCCGTCGGCCCACGTTCGGATGCAGGCGCGCGCCTGCCGCTCGGTCCCGTCAAGGATCTCGTCGACCGCTTCGGCGACGACCGCCGGTCCGTATTCGGCGAGGAGTCGAGCGAGGCGCTGCTCGCCGAGACGGGCCGATCCGATCGACGCGCGGAGATCGCCGAGGAAATCGCGGGAATGCCGCACGTTCGTCGCGATCATCCGCATCACGTCGTCGCGAACTTCGCCGGCGTCGTAGAGGCGGAGCGGAGGAATGCGGATGCCCTCCTGCCAGATCTCGGTCGCGCCCGGATTGTAGGCGCCGTGCGTGGAGCCTCCGATGTCGCTCTGGTGCGCGCGGTTGATCGACCAGAACGCCAGCCGCTTTCGAGCGAAAACCGGCAGGAGCACGGTCAGATCCGGCAGGTGGTTCCCGCCGTGGTAGGGGTCGTTCAACAGGAAGAGATCGCCGGGGCGAATGCGATCCTGGAAGGCCTCGAGCACGGACCGCACTGCCCAGGGCAGCGCGCCCACGTGGATCGGGACGTGCTCGGCCTGAGCGACGAGCCGACCGGTGCCGTCACACAGCGCCGTCGAGAAATCGCGGCTGCTGTTCAGGATCTGTGAGTAGGCGGTGCGGAGCATCGCTTCGCCCATCTCGGCAACGATCGCCACGAACCGGTGCTGGATGACCGAGACGGTGATCCGATCGGGCACGGTCCCTCCCGAGGTCTGGGGTCCTGCTGCTCCCGTGGTGGTATTACGCGGCGGGCGCGCCCTCTCCTACGCGGCGCGTCCGGTCGGGATCCAAAGCGGCACGCGCGGCGCGGGCCCTCGCCGCGTCCCGCGATGGTGTCGACGAAACGGACAAGGAGGCGGCGTGGAGACCCGTCCCTGCGTACTCGAAGGGTGAACGGAGCGCTGCTACCCGAGGCGGTGCGTCCAGAGGAGCGAGATGACGACCGTCCCGACGAACAGCGCGGCGACCCCCACCGACGTGAGCCCGCTGATCTCGGTCGGCCGCTGCTCCCATCCGATGACGCGTCCGAGATGCGTGTACACGCGGCTGAGGTCGCGGGCCGTCGTCACGCGCTGGTACGTGCCGCCGGTGACCGTGGCGATCCCCTTCAGCGTCTCCTCGTCCAGTCGGACGAAGATGCTGTGCCCGCCGAGCTCGAGGAACGTCCCCTCGGGGGAACCGAGCCCAATCGTGTACACCTTCACCTTGAGCTGTTTCGCGATCGCCGCCGCGACCTCGGGGGGCACGCCGCGGTTGCTCTGTCCGTCGCTCAAGAGCACCACGGTCGCGGGCGGCAGCCGGTCGAGTTCGTCCTGCGGCAGCACGGGCGTCTGAGGCGGCGCGTACGGGTTCAGCGCGGCCTCCGGACGCGGGCGCCCCGGGAGCGCGTATACGGCCTCGAGCAGCCCGTCGCCGATCGCGGTCGCGAATTCGAGGTCGAGGTTGTTGATGGCCAAGACGACCCGGTCGTGATCCGGCGTCGGCGGCGTGACGAGCGTCGCGTAGCTGCTGAACGAGACCACCCCGACCCGGGTGCCCTTCGGCAGCGCGCGCACGAAGTCCACCGCCGCCGACTTCGCAGCGTCGAGCCGCGTCGGGTTGACGTCGGTGGCCATCATGCTGCGGCTTACGTCAATGCTCATCATCACCACGGTCCGGTTGTCGGGCACCGGCACGGGTGCCATCGGCCGGGCCACGGTGAAGATGACACCGCACAGCGTCGCGAGGTAGAACACGGCGGGGAGGTGACGCCGCCAGCGCCCCCCGGCCGCGGCCGCCCGCGCCACCAGGTCAAGGCTGGAGTACACTACCCGCTCGCGCGCGGGACGCCGGAGCATCCACACGTACGCGGCGATGAGCACCGGCACCAGCAGATACAGCCACAGCACCACAGGCCAGAGAAAGCTCATGGCAGCCGCCCCATCCACAGCATCGATACGAGCCCGCCACCGAGCATCAGCACGCCCGCGCCGCCGACGACCAGCGCGGATACCTCCATCTTGCGGGTTTCCCACCCGATCGTCCGCCCGAGATCGCGATAGACCTGAGTGAGATCTTTCGCCGACGGCGCGAAGAAGAACTTACCGTCGGTCACGGCCGCGAGCTGCTGCAGCAGCGCCGGATCGAACGGCACGAGCACCATCTGCCCCTGGTAGTTGAATACCCCACCGCCGGGCGTGCCCAGCCCGATGGTGTAGATCTTCACCTTCTGCTGCTTCGCCAGGATCGCCATCTTGAGCGGGTCGTTCCGGCTGGAGTTGTCCCCCCCGTCGCTCAGCAGGATGATCGCCGCGGGAGCGAGATCGCCCGACGGGGGCGTGGACTCGACCGGAGGCGGAACGGTCAGCGGCGGCTGCGCCTGCCCGAACGGGTTCGCTTGACGGTCTGGGGTGGGCGCCGTGCGCCCCGGGATCGCCTTCAACGCGGCCGCGATCCCGTCACCGATCGCGGTCGCCTCCTGGGGTTTCAGCGCCGCGAGGGCGTCCTTGACCGCCTGGTGGTCGGGGGTCGGCGGCACGTTCAGGGTCGGGTAGGTGCTGAAGGTCACGAGCCCCACCTTGGGGCCCTGCGGGAAGTTGTCGAGAAATACCCGCGCCGCCATTTTGGCGGCGTCCAACCGCGTCGGAGGGACGTCCGGCGCCTCCATGCTGCCGCTTGTATCGATCGCGAGGATCACGACCGCTTTGTTCACTGGCATCGGGATCGCCATCACCGGCCGGCCCGCCGCGACGAGCAGGAGCCCGAGCGCCACGAAGTACAGCGCCATCGCGATGTGGCGCCGGAACATCGGGAGCCGGACCGCAAGCTGGGCGAACAGCGGTGCCTCGGCGAACCGCCCGGCGGCGCGGCCCCGCACACGGCGCACGCCGAAGACGTACCAGGCGATGAACGCCGGCAACAGGAGGAGCCCCCAGAGCATTACCGGCCAGGTAAATTCCACCGGCGGCGCCTCCGAAACAAGACGAACTTCAAGAGCGGCTCAACGAGCGATGTTCCGGTCGACAGCGTCAGCATGTCCACGCCCGCCCGCCGCATCACTTCGATCAGCCGGGCCTCGCGGGCGCGCACCAACTCGCGGTAGGTCTCGCGCACGCGCCGGTCGGACGTGTCGACCCAGAGCTGCTGGTTCGTCTCCGGATCGTGCAGGTACACCCCGCCGACGTCGGGCAACTCGCGCTCCCGAGGATCTTCGACGCGGACCGCGATCACCTCATGGCGGCGCTGCATCTCCGTCAGCGCCGTCTCCCACCCTTCCGGCGAATGAAAGTCCGAGACCAAAAACACGAGCGACCGTCGCCGGACCACCCGGCCGAGCTGCCGGAGGAGCGCGGCCAGATCCGTGCGTCCGCCGCCGGACGTCTCCGGGAGCGCGGACAGATCGTGGATGATCCGCAGGGCCTGCAGCCGCCCCGCCCGCGGCGGGATGAACCGGTATCCCCGCTCCGCCGGAAACGCGACCGCGCCGACCTTGTCGCCGTGCCGCGTCACGATGTACGCGGCGACCCCCGCGAACTCCAGAGCGAGCTGTCGCTTAAACTGGCGGATCGTGCCGAACGCCATCGACGGCGAGAGGTCGACGAGCAGCCACGCCGTGAGTTCCTTCTCCTCGAGGTACTGGCGTACAAACAACCGGCTCATCCGCGCCGTGACGTTCCAGTCGATCCGCCGAACTTCGTCACCGGGCTGGTACTCGCGCACCTCCGCCAGGTCGAGGCTGGGGCCGTAGAACACCCCGCGATAGTCGCCGAAGAGAAACCCGTCGAGCCGGCGAACGACCTTAAACTCGAGGCGCCTCAACACCCGTTCTGGCGTCTCCATAAGGGTCTCCGATGTGGACTTTGGGCGTGGGCACCGCGTCCAGCACACGCTGCAACAGGTGATCGGCCGTGATGTCCTGGGCCAGCGCCTCGTACGACAACAGGATCCGGTGGCGGAGCACCTCCGGGGCGAGATCGCGCACGTCCTCGGGCATCGCGTACTCTCGCCCCCTCAGGAGCGCAATCGCCTTCGCGCCGACGACGAGGTTGAGGGAGCCGCGCGGGCTCGCGCCGTACTGGACGAACCGCGCGAGGTCGCCAAGCCCGTAGTCCTGGGGCCGGCGGGTCGCGCTCACCAGGCTCACCGCGTACTCGTGCAGTTTCGGGTCGACGTACACCGCCTCCGCGACCTTCTGCAGTTCGAGCAGCTGCGCGCCAGTGATCACGCGGTCCACCGACGCCGCACGCTCGGTGACCCGGTCGACGACGGTCATCTCCTCGTGAAACGACGGGTACGAGATCACGACCTTGAACATGAACCGGTCCACCTGGGCCTCGGGGAGCGGGTACGTCCCCTCGCTCTCGATGGGGTTCTGGGTCGCGAGCACGAGGAACGGGTCCGGCAGCGAAAACGTCTGCTTGCCGATCGTGACCTGGCGCTCCTGCATCGACTCCAGCAGCGCGGACTGCACCTTCGCCGGCGCGCGGTTGATCTCGTCGGCGAGCACGAGGTTGGCGAACACGGGGCCGAGCTCGACCTCGAAGGCGCCGGACTGCTGGTTGTAGATCCGCGTCCCGACGAGGTCCGCCGGGACGAGGTCCGGTGTGAACTGAATCCGCCGGAACTGGCAGTCCAGCACCTGCGCCGAGGTCTTGATCGCCAGCGTCTTCGCGAGGCCCGGGACGCCTTCGATCAAGATATGCCCGCGGGAGAGCAGCGCGACCAGGATCCGTTCGAGCATCAGATCCTGCCCGACGATCACCTTCTTCACTTCGTACAAGACCTTCCGCATCGTGCTCGCGGCCTGACTGAACGTCTCGAGGGGGTACCGGAGGACTCGCATCCGGACCGGGGATTGCTCGGTGGACACTTCCATCACCTCATCGGGTGGACGTAGCGTGTAGTTATGGCTGGGGGCGTCCGACTCCTACCACGGCCTCGCCCCTTCACACCCTTGTTACCCGTCCTGTTAGTGCCCTCAGTATAAGGGATAGGTGACCTCAACGCGAACCACGCCCGTGCCCGCAGATAATGTCCACTCCGCATCGGCTCCTCCACCCGACGATAGCGGATCGCGGACGGCCGCGCGCCCGCACGCGTTGCAGGGGACCAACTGGGCCCGACTCGGTGACGGGCGGCGGCAGCCGGCTTCAGCGCTGCAACGCGCCCCGGCAGGTCCGCATCGGCGACCTCCGTTCCGCGGACCACCGACCACGGGAGACATGGGTTACGATGTCGAGGCGGAGATCCCGGGCCGGTCTGCACCCGTCCTGGTCGCGTCGTTCCGTGCGCTCCGATCGCATCAAGTCGCGTGTGTCTAGGCTCGCCCCGGTACGGCTGATATCATGGGAAGACAGGCTCCTACGACAACGGTGACGAGGACGGGCCCATGGCGAAACGGACGGGTACGACCAAACACGGCACACGCGCAGCTTCTCGCCGGCCTGCTCGACGACGAGGAGCGGGCGTCGTGTGGCTGCTGCCTGCGCTCGGCGTGGCGCTCGCCCTCGTGGTCATCTGGGCCGTCGTGCATGAGCGCCGGACACAGGGCGCGGGCGGGAGCGCAACGCCGGCGCCGCGTGCACCGATCCCCGCGGACATCGCCCACAACCTCGCCTCGATCCCCCGGGGCACCTTCGACCGCGTGGGCGTGGACGACGCTCCGCCGCCGATGCTTGTCGGGGCCCCGCCGTCGGACAAGAGGACGCCGGTCCTGCTCTACATCGGGGCGGAATACTGCCCGTACTGCGCCGTAATGCGCTGGCCGCTCGTGGCCGCCCTGAACCGGTTCGGCACGTTCACGGGGCTCGAGCTCTCGGCGTCGTCGGCAACGGACGTCTTCCCGAGCACCCCCACGTTGACGATGGTGCACGCGAAGTACCAGAGCCCGTACATCGCCGTGCAGACGGTGGAGCTCCAGACCAACCTCCAGGACGCGTCCGGTCAGTACCCGCCCCTTCAGCGGCTCACTGCAACCCAGGCAGCACTGTTCAGGCACTACGATCCCCCGGGGAACATTCCGTTCCTGCTGATCGGCGGTCAATATCTCCTGGCGGGGTCTCCCTTCTCGCCTGACGTCCTCAAGGGACAGGACTGGCATGCCATCGCGGCATCGCTGCCGCTCGGGCAGACGCCCGCCGCTCGGGCGATCCTGGGCACGGCAAATCAGATCAGCGCAGCGATCTGCACTGTCGACGGACAGGCTCCGGTTGCGGTGTGTCAAAGCGCCGGAGTGCGCGACGCCTCGCAGACGCTGCCCCGCGCCGGAAAGTAGTCGCTGGACGTGGAACGGGCCGCACATGCCGCACCGTCCGCCCACCGCGCGGAAAGTCGCGGCGGTTCATGCGTGGATCCGCAGCAGCTCCGGATTGCGACCCGAGGGGTCCGCGGGCGCACGTCCCGCGTGACACGGGTGCTCGCCGCGTTGAGCGTCGTCGTCCTCACCGCTCTTCCCACTGTCGGGAACGCCGCGGCGCCGATCGCCCCGGCGCTTCCATCAGCGCATGCGTACTACGAACACGCGGTGGTCGTGCTCACCTATCATGATGTTTCCCCGCTCGTGCCGCGCGGCACTGACACGGTGTCCCCCCAAGAATTTGCCGCGGAGATGGACCGACTCGCGCGCGACGGATTCCACTTCATCTCCGTGCCCCGGCTCGAGCGGTTCGTCTCAGACGGCACCCCGATACCGCCGAACGCGGTCTCCGTCGTCTTCGACAACGGCTACGAGGGGATCCACCGCTACGCGTTGCCGGTGCTCACGCAGCATCAGATCCCCGCCGCGGTGTTCCTGATCGTCAGCTACGTGAACCACCTGGCAAACGACCTGACGTGGGGCGAGGTTCGCGGCATGGCCGGGACCGGACTCGTCCACTTTTACACGGAGACGTACGATCTCCACCACGGGATCGCGGTCGGCCCGCGCGCCAGCACGGCCGCAACGGTCGGGCGGGGCCTCGAGGCGGACGGGCGCCAGGAATCGGAGGCCGCGTACACCGCCCGCGTGTTGACCGACCTCCAACGAGCGCGCGCGATGGTCGAGCGCGAAACCGGCGAAGGGGTCGACGCCCTCGTGTATCCGTACGGCCAATACACGCCGGAGTTGATCGCCCTCGCCCGCCAGGCGGGCTACCGGTACATGTTCACCACGATTGGGTGGGCGATCGTGCCCCACGCCGACCCGTCCCGCCTCACGCGGCTGGACATCGGCGTGTGGGACCAAACTCCCGCCGGCGCCGAGAGTGCAATCCTCAGCGTCGCCTCGCAGGCGCAGCGCTCCACCTACGCGCCGCCCGCGAGCTACGTCCGCATTTGGCACTGACGCCCGGCAGCGCGACGCAGCGACGGTGATCGCGAACCAGATCGGGTGCCGCACGCCCAACGAAGCAGGGCGCCGGCGGCCGTATCGGGCGGAAGGGGTATAGTCGCTCCCCGATACGGCGGGTATCATGGGTGAGAGCCATCACCACGCCGATCACGGGAAGGATCCATGGCGAAACGACCGCGCGGGAAAACGAAGGCCGATCAGCGGGGCGCATCGCGCCGGCCCGCGCGACGGCGCGGGATCGGCGTCGTGTGGCTGCTGCCGGCGCTCGGGCTCGCGCTGGCACTCGTCGCCGTCGCGGCCGCGGTGCACGAACGGCAGCGACCGGCCGCGTCGCGACCCGTGCCGGCGGTTGTCGGCGGGCCGGTCCCGGCGGACATCGCGCACGACCTCACCGCGATCCCCGAGGCCACGTGGAACCGCGTGGGTGCGGTCGACACCGGCCACCCGCAGATCGTGGGAGCGCTGTCGGCCACCGGCACCCCGGTCGTGCTCTACGTGGGCGCGGAGTTCTGCCCGAATTGCGCCGCCACCCGATGGTCGCTTGTGGCCGCCCTCGAGCGGTTCGGCACCTTCACCGGGCTCGCGCTGTCGGCGTCGTCCGCCACCGATACGTTCCCGAGCACGCCCACGCTCACGATGCTCCACGCCCGCTACCAGAGTCGGTACGTGGCGCTGGAGACGGTGGAGCTTCAGGGCAACACGCAGGACGCCTCGGGACAGTATCCTCCGCTGCAGCGCCTCACCCCGAGCCAGGCCGCGCTCTACAGCCACGACGACCCATCGGGGTACATCCCGTTCCTGCTCGTCGGCGGCCGGTATCTTCTCGTGGGATCGTCCTTCTCGCCCGCGCTGTTGCAAGGGATGGACTGGCAGACAATCGCAGCGGGGCTCCCGCTCGGCACGACTGCCGCCGCCCGCGCGATCCTGGGCGCGGCCAATGCAATGAGCGCGGAGATCTGCGCCGTCGACGGCGGGGCGCCGGCCGCGGTGTGCCGGAGCGCAGGCGTACGCAACGCCGCGGCGCTGTTGCCTCAACCGGGGAAATAACGGGATGGCGGTTCGGACGTGGGACCGCATCCGTCTGGCAGCCAGCCTGATCGGTCTCGCCATCGCCGTGTACCTCACCGTCCTCCACTACGACGCGGCCATACCGCTGGTCTGTTCCACGTCGGGGACCGTGAACTGCGAACGCGTGCTGAGCAGCCCCGAGGCGTCCTGGCAGGGGATCCCCGTGGCGCTCTGGGGCGTGGGGTGGTTCGTCGCCGCCGCGGCCCTCGCGCTCCTCTCCTTGGCACAGCGGGGCGCGCCGGAACCCTGGTGGCTGCGTCGGGCCGGGCTGAGCTGGACGATGGTCGGAGCCGCGTTCGTCGTATGGTTTCTGTACACCGAGCTCGTCGTCATCGGAAACATCTGCGCGTGGTGCACCGTCGTGCACGCGCTGATCGTCGGTCTCTTCGCCATCCAAGTCCTGACAGACGCCGCACGCGCGCCCAGCCGTCAGGGCCGCTAGCTAGCGCACCGCGAACGCCCGCCCGGAGTGCGGTCGGAAGGAGCGAATGCGGCCGGTGGTCAAGTATTCATGTCAGATGACATTGATACTTGACATCTGAGATGGAAGGCGGAGGTGGCTCAGTGAAACGCATGGGCGTGGCGATGGCGCTGGTCATCGCGGTTGTCGCCGTCGTGACGGCGGGACGTGAACTGCCAGCGGCGATGGGTGCCGGGATGGGACCGGTGACCGTCCTGTATGCCGGATCGCTGGTCAACGTGATGGAGAACGACGTCGGTCCGGCGTTCAACTCCGCGACCGGCGCGCAGTTCCGAGGGTTCGGTGCCGGGTCCGGGGCGCTCGCCAACCAGATCAAGGACAAGCTCCGACCGGGGGACGTCTTCATCAGCGCGGTCCCCTCGGTGAACGCGCAGCTCATGGGCCCGCAGAACGGCGACTGGGTTCGCTGGTACACGAGCTTCGCCACCGCGCCGCTCGTGATTGGGTACAACCCGTCCAGCCGGTTCGCCGCGGACCTCAAGTCGAGCGCCTGGTACGGCGTGATGAGCCGGCCCGGATTCCGCCTCGGGCGCACCGACCCGAAGCTGGATCCCAAGGGGGCCCTGACGATCCAGTTCATGCAAAAAGCGGCGGAGTACTACCATCGGCCGGCGCTGGCGGCCGACGTCCTGGGGCCCGACAACAACCCCGCGCAGGTGTTCCCCGAAGAAACGCTCGTGGGGCGGCTGGAAGCCGGCCAGCTCGACGCGGGGTTCTTCTACTCGCAGGAGGCGGTGCAGGGGCACATCCCGTACATCACCCCGCCGGCCGCGATCGACCTGTTCGCGGAGTTTACCGTGACGATCCTCCGCGGTGCGCGCAATCCCGACGGTGCCGCGGCGTTCGTGAAGTTCCTGCTGGGCCCGAGCGGGAAGCGCATCCTCGCCGACGCCGGTCTTACGGTGCTGTCGCCGAAGTTCGCCGGCGACGCGTCCG contains:
- a CDS encoding DUF929 family protein produces the protein MAKRPRGKTKADQRGASRRPARRRGIGVVWLLPALGLALALVAVAAAVHERQRPAASRPVPAVVGGPVPADIAHDLTAIPEATWNRVGAVDTGHPQIVGALSATGTPVVLYVGAEFCPNCAATRWSLVAALERFGTFTGLALSASSATDTFPSTPTLTMLHARYQSRYVALETVELQGNTQDASGQYPPLQRLTPSQAALYSHDDPSGYIPFLLVGGRYLLVGSSFSPALLQGMDWQTIAAGLPLGTTAAARAILGAANAMSAEICAVDGGAPAAVCRSAGVRNAAALLPQPGK
- a CDS encoding AAA family ATPase, producing MRVLRYPLETFSQAASTMRKVLYEVKKVIVGQDLMLERILVALLSRGHILIEGVPGLAKTLAIKTSAQVLDCQFRRIQFTPDLVPADLVGTRIYNQQSGAFEVELGPVFANLVLADEINRAPAKVQSALLESMQERQVTIGKQTFSLPDPFLVLATQNPIESEGTYPLPEAQVDRFMFKVVISYPSFHEEMTVVDRVTERAASVDRVITGAQLLELQKVAEAVYVDPKLHEYAVSLVSATRRPQDYGLGDLARFVQYGASPRGSLNLVVGAKAIALLRGREYAMPEDVRDLAPEVLRHRILLSYEALAQDITADHLLQRVLDAVPTPKVHIGDPYGDARTGVEAPRV
- a CDS encoding DUF58 domain-containing protein, with translation METPERVLRRLEFKVVRRLDGFLFGDYRGVFYGPSLDLAEVREYQPGDEVRRIDWNVTARMSRLFVRQYLEEKELTAWLLVDLSPSMAFGTIRQFKRQLALEFAGVAAYIVTRHGDKVGAVAFPAERGYRFIPPRAGRLQALRIIHDLSALPETSGGGRTDLAALLRQLGRVVRRRSLVFLVSDFHSPEGWETALTEMQRRHEVIAVRVEDPRERELPDVGGVYLHDPETNQQLWVDTSDRRVRETYRELVRAREARLIEVMRRAGVDMLTLSTGTSLVEPLLKFVLFRRRRRWNLPGR
- a CDS encoding VWA domain-containing protein, with the protein product MEFTWPVMLWGLLLLPAFIAWYVFGVRRVRGRAAGRFAEAPLFAQLAVRLPMFRRHIAMALYFVALGLLLVAAGRPVMAIPMPVNKAVVILAIDTSGSMEAPDVPPTRLDAAKMAARVFLDNFPQGPKVGLVTFSTYPTLNVPPTPDHQAVKDALAALKPQEATAIGDGIAAALKAIPGRTAPTPDRQANPFGQAQPPLTVPPPVESTPPSGDLAPAAIILLSDGGDNSSRNDPLKMAILAKQQKVKIYTIGLGTPGGGVFNYQGQMVLVPFDPALLQQLAAVTDGKFFFAPSAKDLTQVYRDLGRTIGWETRKMEVSALVVGGAGVLMLGGGLVSMLWMGRLP
- a CDS encoding DUF929 family protein, with product MWLLPALGVALALVVIWAVVHERRTQGAGGSATPAPRAPIPADIAHNLASIPRGTFDRVGVDDAPPPMLVGAPPSDKRTPVLLYIGAEYCPYCAVMRWPLVAALNRFGTFTGLELSASSATDVFPSTPTLTMVHAKYQSPYIAVQTVELQTNLQDASGQYPPLQRLTATQAALFRHYDPPGNIPFLLIGGQYLLAGSPFSPDVLKGQDWHAIAASLPLGQTPAARAILGTANQISAAICTVDGQAPVAVCQSAGVRDASQTLPRAGK
- a CDS encoding polysaccharide deacetylase family protein, producing MDPQQLRIATRGVRGRTSRVTRVLAALSVVVLTALPTVGNAAAPIAPALPSAHAYYEHAVVVLTYHDVSPLVPRGTDTVSPQEFAAEMDRLARDGFHFISVPRLERFVSDGTPIPPNAVSVVFDNGYEGIHRYALPVLTQHQIPAAVFLIVSYVNHLANDLTWGEVRGMAGTGLVHFYTETYDLHHGIAVGPRASTAATVGRGLEADGRQESEAAYTARVLTDLQRARAMVERETGEGVDALVYPYGQYTPELIALARQAGYRYMFTTIGWAIVPHADPSRLTRLDIGVWDQTPAGAESAILSVASQAQRSTYAPPASYVRIWH